TCTCGGATCTCGCGTCTCGGTGGATCGCGTATCGGATCTCGCGTATCGCGTCTCATATATGACGTACGAAGTACGACGCGATGACGGTAGGAGGGCGCGTTCGCTGCGTCAATGCTTCCGGCAAAGAAACTGCAATCGCTTTCTATGGCCTGGGCGCCCACTCCGGGTCGCGCCCGGCGAGTCCCACCGCCCGGGCCAGCAGGGATGCCTCCGGCTCGACGGTGACGACGGGCCCGAAGATCTCACCGCGGTCGGGGTCGTCGACACTCGCGGCGAGGAAGGCGTGGCAGGTCTCCAAGGCAGCCGGGTCGGGGTCGTAGCCCTGGCCGGTCGCGTGGGCCAGGTCCCAGCCGTGGATGACCAGCTCGTCGATGACGACGAGGCCCGCGATGTCACCGGGCAGGTCGACCCCGCCGGCCCGGGTCATACCGGTCCAGGCGGCCGGGTCGCGCCAGGCCTCGGCCAGTTCGGCGAGGACCTCGGGCAGCTCCTCGCGCCAGCCGGGCGTGATGTCCGGGAGCGCGGAGCCCGGGCTGGTGTCGGTGGTGGCGCCGAGGTCCTTGCGGGCGGCGTCACGGAAGGCGGCGGCCAGCCCCGCCAGGTGGCCGAGCAGGTGGCGCACCGCGTACTCGGGGCAGGGCGTCGGGCCGGCCAGCCGCTCATCGGTGACGCCGGCGACGAGCCGCGCCAGCTCCTCCGTCTGGGGGCCGAGGTCAAGGGTCGTGCCGGTCCCGGTGATGTCGGTCATGCGAGCTCCTCAGGATGTGGTCCTGGGGAGTAGACCGACGCCGGCCGCGGAACTCATCGCCCGCACTTCTGCGCCCCTCGCGTCCGATACCGCTTCACACGGGCCGGTCGGTGTGAGGGGCGTAGCGGGGCGGCTCAGCGGGCAGGATGACGCCCCGGGTGTCCTGCGCGAGACGCGGAGCGCCCGGCCATCGCGTGTCGGGTGCTCATCGGCGTCGCCTGTCCCGTCGTTCCTCAGCGGTACCGGACGACGTGCAACCGGTGGACTCCCGTCGGGTCCAGGACGGCCGGCTCGCCCGACGAACCGTCGACGAGGACCACGCCGTCCTCCAGGCGGAGCGCGTTCACCAACTGGCCGACGGCCTCGCGGCCCCGGCCGTCCGTACGGCGGGCCCAGATCAGGGCCCGGGCTGCGACCGGCAGTGCGGAAGCCGCC
This is a stretch of genomic DNA from Streptomyces hawaiiensis. It encodes these proteins:
- a CDS encoding TIGR03086 family metal-binding protein; the protein is MTDITGTGTTLDLGPQTEELARLVAGVTDERLAGPTPCPEYAVRHLLGHLAGLAAAFRDAARKDLGATTDTSPGSALPDITPGWREELPEVLAELAEAWRDPAAWTGMTRAGGVDLPGDIAGLVVIDELVIHGWDLAHATGQGYDPDPAALETCHAFLAASVDDPDRGEIFGPVVTVEPEASLLARAVGLAGRDPEWAPRP